A stretch of Ipomoea triloba cultivar NCNSP0323 chromosome 13, ASM357664v1 DNA encodes these proteins:
- the LOC116001248 gene encoding uncharacterized protein DDB_G0290685-like: protein MRVGAKIGRPINIDTATSLVSRASFARVCVEVDITKPLLAKFTLRNRVRPIVYEGLHLICFKCGTYGHNAEACSLNRKEVTTLSDNMDGSESPENDAGAGNSQGNDRRKTYRETTLFRPEITEDYGSWMVATKPKRNYSRNQGNGNQGGKDNGKIDQHANTKGKNSSAHQGSRFASLAENINEDEEQVTEGNSREQSAKQSQNQGTKRAAQAKGKRPTTQISEKQIMGNNMHGMHRTQHEAGETSTRRNSHKKTQGTQSNQAGAATEHTLVTGDKSGAKSTQVSETEHEDHADGMDGLELLTEHHGDPPCNELPDRPEMTSIPVDQGIPEETGVDAMEMEL, encoded by the coding sequence ATGAGAGTTGGGGCAAAAATTGGTCGGCCGATCAACATCGATACTGCGACGAGCTTGGTCTCGAGGGCTAGTTTTGCACGAGTGTGCGTGGAGGTTGATATCACAAAGCCACTCTTGGCTAAATTCACACTGAGAAACAGGGTAAGACCAATTGTGTACGAAGGATTACATCTCATATGTTTTAAGTGTGGTACTTACGGGCATAATGCCGAAGCGTGTAGTTTAAACAGAAAGGAAGTTACTACACTGAGTGATAACATGGATGGCAGTGAGTCACCGGAAAATGATGCCGGCGCCGGCAACAGCCAAGGAAATGATAGAAGGAAAACTTATAGGGAAACTACCTTATTTAGACCAGAAATTACGGAAGACTATGGATCATGGATGGTAGCTACAAAGCCAAAGAGGAATTATTCCAGGAATCAAGGGAACGGGAATCAAGGAGGGAAAGATAACGGGAAGATTGATCAACATGCGaacacaaaaggaaaaaatagcAGCGCACACCAGGGGTCAAGATTTGCTTCCCTTGCAGAGAATATAAATGAGGATGAAGAGCAAGTCACGGAGGGTAACAGTCGAGAACAAAGTGCGAAACAGAGCCAGAACCAGGGAACCAAACGAGCGGCCCAAGCGAAAGGAAAAAGGCCAACGACCCAAATCTCAGAGAAACAAATAATGGGTAACAACATGCATGGCATGCATAGAACTCAACATGAAGCAGGGGAGACCAGTACAAGGCGTAACAGTCACAAGAAAACCCAGGGGACACAAAGCAATCAGGCTGGAGCTGCAACAGAGCACACCTTAGTCACAGGAGACAAGAGCGGGGCCAAATCCACCCAAGTTTCTGAAACAGAACACGAGGATCACGCAGATGGCATGGATGGGTTGGAGCTGCTCACCGAACACCATGGTGACCCCCCGTGTAATGAGCTACCTGATAGACCAGAGATGACGAGCATTCCCGTGGACCAGGGGATTCCTGAGGAGACTGGCGTCGATGCCATGGAGATGGAGTTGTGA